A segment of the Fuscovulum ytuae genome:
ATATTGGTTTGCAGCAGCCGTTCGAAGGCGTCAGGGGGGAAATCTTCAAGCGGTGCACGGTGCTGCATGCCCGCATTGTTCACAAGGATGTCGATGACATTGCCCGCTGCTTCGAACCCATCAATGGCCGTGCGCACGGCGGCGTGGTCGGTCGCGTCGAAGGCAAGGGTCTGGGCGCCGGGGATCAGGGCCGCCGCCGCCGAAAGCTTTGCCTTGTCGCGTCCGTTCAGCACGACCTGAGCGCCCGCCGCCGCCAGACCCTGCGCCAGCGCGAATCCGATGCCCTGCGAAGATCCGGAGATGAGGGCGCGTTTGCCCGACAAATCGAAAAGCGTAAGTGCCACGTTGCCTTCTCCTTCACGTCGCTTTTGACAAGCGGTAGTGTGGATGTTTATGTTAACGATAACAATCGCTGTCAAGCCTGAATGGGAAAGAGCATGGACAAGCCTCACTTTCTGCGGGTTGGCCCCTGCCCGGAATGGGATCAGACGCCGGATGCGGTTGATCTGCATCTGGGCCCTTCGGGTTAAGCCCTGTTTGTGATAACGATAACAAACGCGATCGAGAGGAACCAGCATGTCCTTTTTTGAAATCCATGATCCTGCATTCGCCCAGTTCGTGATGGGGAATGCCCCTGTGAAACGGATCGCCAGCGGATTCGACTGGGTCGAAGGTCCGGTATGGTTCGCCGATCATGGCTGTTTGTTGTTTTCCGACATTCCCAACAACCGCATCCTGCGCTGGACGGAAGAAGGCGTGACCACCTTTCGCGCGCCGTCGAATTATTCGAACGGTCATACGCGCGACCTTCAGGGGCGGCTGATCAGTTGCGAACACGGGACAAGGCGAGTGACGCGGACGGAATGGGACGGCAGCATCACGGTGCTGGCCGACAGCTATCAGGGAAAACGGCTGAACAGCCCGAATGACGTGATCGTGGCGCGCGATGGCGCGATCTGGTTTTCGGACCCGCATTACGGGATCATGACGGATTACGAAGGGTTCAAGGCGGCGCAGGAATTGCCGTGTTCGGTGTATCGGATCGCTTTGGATGGCAGTATCGCGGCGATGATCACCGATATGGCCTGTCCGAATGGTCTGGCCTTCAGCCCGGACGAAAGCCGCCTCTATGTGGCAGATACCGGGCGCATGTTCAGTGACGATCCGCAGACCATCCTTCTGTTCGATATGGTGGAGGGGCGGCCTGTCAATGGCCGGCATTTCCACAGGATCGACACTGGCTGCGCGGATGGAATCCGCACGGATGTGGAAGGCAATCTGTGGTCATCCGCCGGGGATGGGGTGCATTGCAGCGCGCCGGATGGGCGACTTCTGGGCAAGATCCTTGTTCCCGAAACCGTGTCGAATATCTGTTTTGGCGGGCGGGCCAAGCATCGGCTGTTCATCACGGCAACGACCGGTGTCTATTCCGTCGTCCTGAACCGGAGGGGCGCGCAATGGCCGTGACAAAACCAAGGATCGGGCCGATCGGTTTTGGCACGATCACATCCGCCCGCGTCCGCGCACAGACATATCCTGCGCGGCGTTGTTGGGTGGGTCGATGCGGAATTAAACCTTCAGGCTGTCGATCATCAGTTTAATGAACCGCTTGGCGCGGCCTGCGAATGGACCGCTGTCGTAGCGACTGCCGATCCAGTAGCTGCAGCCTGTTGCTGCCTCGCTTCCTTTGACGAGCCTTAGTCGGTTGGATGCCAGCAAATCGGAGGCGTTTACAACGCTGATCAGCGCGAAAAGATCGGATTTCGGGAGCATTTCGGCAGCAAGGTGTTCGGCCGAAACGGATGGCCCTTTCTTTTTGGCATCGGACCAAGACAGACCAAGCTGCGCCGCCCAGTCGCGCCAACTGTATTCGCCCCAATCTCGGCCCCTTTGATGGGCGATGTGGAGCAAGCGGCTGTCGAGGACATCCTGCATATTGCCTGTCTCCGTGGCGAAAAACGGATGTTCCGGGCGGGCGATGGCGGCGCAGCGGTCATCGAAGAGAAGCCTCCATCCCGTGCCTTTTGGCTTATGTGCCGCATGGACGATGGTCACATCGGATGGTCCATGGTTCAGCGGATCATGGGTTGGGTTGATCACCAAATCGGTGTCGGGAAACATTTTCTCGAATGTCGGGATGCGCGGCATCAACCATAGGACAGCGAATGAATAGGACGCCGTGATGCGAAACTCTGTCGACCGGCCATCATGCAGCAATTCGTCCGCCATGCGTATGCGTTGAAAGGCGTCGCCAAGGGCGGCGGTGATGGCGCGCCCGGTTTCTGTTGGCACAAAGCGGTTGCCGGACCGGTAGACGAGCGGCGCGCCGCACCGCGCCTCGAGGTCGCGGAGGCGGTGGCTAATGGCGGCGGGTGTGACGCAGAGTTCGCGTGCGGCAGCCGAGAGCGAGCCGGTGCGGAGAACCGCCTCCAGCGCGCGCAGACCGGTCATCGCTGGTGCGTTGCGCATCGCTTTGCCCTCTTTTACCTGAGGTAAAAGCGAGGCGTCGAACTTGTCAATTGGCGCAGGGCGCGAGGCGTTCCAGTCTACACCTACCCGGCATCACCCATGCGCGGCCTATCCTCCTCCTGCCTCTATGCCAGACAAGGAAACCTTGCCATGACCCAGAACGTGTCCGAGACCCGGAAAAGGCTGTTTGAGACCCTAGTCAAATCGTCCCGTGAAGGCCGTATTGACCGACGTGAATTTCTTGCGCTTTCAAGCGTTCTTGGCCTAGGGGCGGCTGTTGGCCTGTCCATGGCGCCGCATGCTGCCATGGCGCAGACGCCCAAACGCGGGGGCGTGTTGCGGGTGGGGCAGCAGGTCTTGGCGATCAACGATCCCCGCGTCTATGACTGGCCGCAGAAGGCCAATGTCGCCCGCCAGTTCTGCGAACCTCTTGTGCGTTGGCAGCCCGATGGCAGCTTTACGCCGTCGCTTCTGGAAAGTTGGGAGGTTTCGGATGACGCCCGCACCTACACGCTAAAGGTGCGGCAGAATGCAACTTGGACGAATGGCGACGCGTTTACCGCCGATGACGTGGTCTTTAACATCCGCCGGATGGCCGATGCGACGGTCGAGGGCAATTCGATGGCCACCCGTCTTGTCGCCCTGCGCAATGGCGAGGAAAAGACGGCGGCCGAAGATGCAGTGGTGAAGCTGGACGATTTCACCGTTCAGTTGAACCTCCGCAATCCAGACATCACCCTGATCCCCAGCTTTGGCGATTATCCGGCGCTCTGCGTGCATCCGTCCTTTCCGGATGGTGGCGATCTGGCGCAGGCACCGATTGGAACCGGGGCCTTCGAGCTTGTCTCCTTTGAGGTGGGCGTCAGGGCTGTGGTGAAGCGGCGTGAGAATGGCGCGTGGTGGGGGGGCGAGGCCTATCTGGACGGGATCGAATTCATCGACCTTGGAACGGATGAATCGGCCTTTCTTGCGGCGTTCTCGGGCGGTGAGATCGACATGAATGACGAAACCAGCCCGGATTTTGCCGATGCCAATGATGCGGCGGGGCTGGTGCGGGAATCGGCGGTGACGGCGACGACGATGGTTGCCCGGATGAACACGCAGGTGGCACCGTTCACCGATGTTCGGGTGCGGCAGGCGATGCAGCTTGCCGTGGATAATGCCGTGGTTCTGGAACTGGGGGTGGCGGGCCTTGGGTCTGTGGCCGAGAACCATCATGTCGCGCCCGTGCATCCGGAATATGCCGAGATCCCCAAGGTCGCGCCGGATCCTGCGAAGGCGCTTGCGATGCTGACCGAGGCCGGACATGCGGAGACGGAGATTGAACTGATCTCGATCGACGAGGGGTGGCTGGCCACGACGTCGGATGCCATTGCTGGGCAGTTGCGGGATGCGGGCGTCAAGGTGAAACGGACGGTGCTGCCGGGGGCGACGTTCTGGGACGGTTGGACGAAATATCCCTTCTCGACCACCTCATGGGGGGCACGGCCTTTGGGGGTGCAGATCTATGCGCTGGCCTATCGCAGTGGCGAAGCGTGGAACGAAAGTGCGCATTCCAACCCGGAGTTCGATGCCAAGTTGGAGCAGGCGCTGGGGATTTTCGACCCGGACAAGCGTCGTCCTTTGATGGCCGAGATGCAGAAGATGCTGCAAGACAGCGGCGTGATCATCCAGCCCTATTGGAACGAGTTGATCATGCACCGGATCGAGGCGGTGCAGGGTTACAGGCGGCATCCTCTGCGTGAGATGCATCTGGAAGCGGTCTGGCTGGATCGTTGAGATCGGGTTCCCCCGGCCTGTTTTGCCGGGCCGGGGGAATGCGTCGCCGCCCAATTTGGACAAGAAGATGAAGATCAGAGAAATCCGCGCCACGCCGGTGAACATTCCGCTGCGCGCGCCTTATCGGTTCAGCTATGGGTCGACCGGGTCGCTGACCAAGACCGTGGTTGAACTTATGACGGAGGACGGCGTCACGGGCCTTGGGGAATGTGCAGATGGCGACCGTGCGGCGGATGTGGCCCGGATGGCCGAGCGCCTGATCGGCTATGATCTGCGCGATGTGGGACCGGCGGCGCGGGCCTGCGTGCATGGGATGTCCTATACACCTTGGGACAATGTCACGGCCCATCGTCGGGTTTTCGCCGGGATCGAAATGGCGATGTGGGATGCGCGGGCGCGCAGCGAGGGCGTGCCGCTTTATCGTTTGTTGGGCGGTGCCGTCCGGCAAGAGATCCCGCTGACCGAATATTTCAGCTATCGCCTGCCCGGTCGGGAGGATGCGGGGGAGGCAAGCCCCACGGACGTTGCGCGCTATTGTGCGCGGATGATCGAGGACCATGATGCGCGGGCCTTCGAGGGTAAGGTCGGCACGGTCGACCTTGCCGAAGAGGTGCGGATGGTGGCCGAGGTCCGCGCGGCCATCGGCGCACGGACCCTGCAACTGGATGCCAATGGCGCATGGACACTGCCGACGGCGCGGCAGGCGATGAAGGCGCTGATGCCCAGTGACATCGCATGGTTCGAGGAGCCTTGCGAAACCTATGAAGAGATGGCTGCCCTGCGCCAGCATTTCGCGTGTTCTTTTTCGACCCATATTGTCGATCTGCCCAAAGCCGCGCGGCTTGGCTGCCCGGATGCCATTGTGACCAACATCAACGAATTGGGCGGTATCCGCGGCACGCTGGAATTCGTGGCGGCCTGCGCGGCGATGGGGGTTGGGTTCCGCTTTCATTCTGGCGAGACGGGGGTTGCGTCGGCGGCCTATCTGCATCTGTCGGCGGCGCTGGATCATGTGCGCGGGGCAAGCCAGACCTTGCTGCGATGGTATGCGGATGATGTCATCGAGGGTGGCCCCTTAGTGCCGAAATCGGGTGTGCTGCGGGTGCCTGATGGCCCCGGACTTGGGGTGACGCTGGACCCGGCCGCGCTGCGCCGGTGCCATGAAAGGTATCTGGCCGAAGGGCGGTTTCCGGCTGGTGCATCGGCCCCGCCGGGATCGGCCTATGGCAGCACCTTCAGAAAACAGTGAGGCGGGCGATGGAACACAGACTTTCTCTTGTTTCCGTCGAAGCGCTGGCGGGGGAATGCCTTATGGCCTGTGGCGCGTCGCTCCAACAGGCCAGTGCGGTGGCACGGTCCATCCGCGATGCCGAAGCGGAAGGCATGCGCGGGATCGGATTGGGCTATCTGCCTTGGTATTGCGGGCATCTTCGAGTGGGCAAGATCGCGGGTGAAGCGGTGCCTGAGGTTCGGCAGACAGCGCCGGGTGTGGTGCATGTGGATGCAGGCGACGGGTTCGCCCATCCGGCCTATGAGGCGGGCGAGGCCGCGCTGCTGGGTGCCGCGAGATCGCAGGGCATCGCGATGCTGGGCATCTCTGGTGCCTATGCTTGCGGCGTTCTGGGGTATTTCACCGCCCGGCTGGCGCGGCAGGGTTTGGTGGCGATGATGTTTGCCAATGCCTCATCCACAATGGCGCCTTGGGGGGGACGGAAGCCGTTTTTCGGCACCAACCCGTG
Coding sequences within it:
- a CDS encoding LysR family transcriptional regulator, whose product is MTGLRALEAVLRTGSLSAAARELCVTPAAISHRLRDLEARCGAPLVYRSGNRFVPTETGRAITAALGDAFQRIRMADELLHDGRSTEFRITASYSFAVLWLMPRIPTFEKMFPDTDLVINPTHDPLNHGPSDVTIVHAAHKPKGTGWRLLFDDRCAAIARPEHPFFATETGNMQDVLDSRLLHIAHQRGRDWGEYSWRDWAAQLGLSWSDAKKKGPSVSAEHLAAEMLPKSDLFALISVVNASDLLASNRLRLVKGSEAATGCSYWIGSRYDSGPFAGRAKRFIKLMIDSLKV
- a CDS encoding mandelate racemase/muconate lactonizing enzyme family protein, with amino-acid sequence MKIREIRATPVNIPLRAPYRFSYGSTGSLTKTVVELMTEDGVTGLGECADGDRAADVARMAERLIGYDLRDVGPAARACVHGMSYTPWDNVTAHRRVFAGIEMAMWDARARSEGVPLYRLLGGAVRQEIPLTEYFSYRLPGREDAGEASPTDVARYCARMIEDHDARAFEGKVGTVDLAEEVRMVAEVRAAIGARTLQLDANGAWTLPTARQAMKALMPSDIAWFEEPCETYEEMAALRQHFACSFSTHIVDLPKAARLGCPDAIVTNINELGGIRGTLEFVAACAAMGVGFRFHSGETGVASAAYLHLSAALDHVRGASQTLLRWYADDVIEGGPLVPKSGVLRVPDGPGLGVTLDPAALRRCHERYLAEGRFPAGASAPPGSAYGSTFRKQ
- a CDS encoding SMP-30/gluconolactonase/LRE family protein, with protein sequence MSFFEIHDPAFAQFVMGNAPVKRIASGFDWVEGPVWFADHGCLLFSDIPNNRILRWTEEGVTTFRAPSNYSNGHTRDLQGRLISCEHGTRRVTRTEWDGSITVLADSYQGKRLNSPNDVIVARDGAIWFSDPHYGIMTDYEGFKAAQELPCSVYRIALDGSIAAMITDMACPNGLAFSPDESRLYVADTGRMFSDDPQTILLFDMVEGRPVNGRHFHRIDTGCADGIRTDVEGNLWSSAGDGVHCSAPDGRLLGKILVPETVSNICFGGRAKHRLFITATTGVYSVVLNRRGAQWP
- a CDS encoding ABC transporter substrate-binding protein, whose product is MTQNVSETRKRLFETLVKSSREGRIDRREFLALSSVLGLGAAVGLSMAPHAAMAQTPKRGGVLRVGQQVLAINDPRVYDWPQKANVARQFCEPLVRWQPDGSFTPSLLESWEVSDDARTYTLKVRQNATWTNGDAFTADDVVFNIRRMADATVEGNSMATRLVALRNGEEKTAAEDAVVKLDDFTVQLNLRNPDITLIPSFGDYPALCVHPSFPDGGDLAQAPIGTGAFELVSFEVGVRAVVKRRENGAWWGGEAYLDGIEFIDLGTDESAFLAAFSGGEIDMNDETSPDFADANDAAGLVRESAVTATTMVARMNTQVAPFTDVRVRQAMQLAVDNAVVLELGVAGLGSVAENHHVAPVHPEYAEIPKVAPDPAKALAMLTEAGHAETEIELISIDEGWLATTSDAIAGQLRDAGVKVKRTVLPGATFWDGWTKYPFSTTSWGARPLGVQIYALAYRSGEAWNESAHSNPEFDAKLEQALGIFDPDKRRPLMAEMQKMLQDSGVIIQPYWNELIMHRIEAVQGYRRHPLREMHLEAVWLDR